In Juglans microcarpa x Juglans regia isolate MS1-56 chromosome 7D, Jm3101_v1.0, whole genome shotgun sequence, the following are encoded in one genomic region:
- the LOC121239851 gene encoding sm-like protein LSM7, giving the protein MSGRKETVLDLAKFVDKGVQVKLTGGRQVTGTLKGYDQLLNLVLDEAVEFLRDPDDPLKTTDQTRRLGLIVCRGTAVMLVSPTDGTDEIANPFIQGDGV; this is encoded by the exons TCAGGCCGCAAAGAAACAGTTTTAGATCTTGCCAAGTTTGTTGATAAGGGTGTCCAGGTCAAGCTTACTGGTGGTAGACAAG TCACAGGAACCTTGAAAGGTTATGACCAGTTGCTGAACCTTGTCCTTGATGAAGCTGTAGAATTCTTGAGAG ATCCAGATGATCCTCTGAAGACTACTGATCAAACTAGACGTCTTGGCCTAATA GTATGTAGGGGCACTGCTGTGATGCTTGTTTCCCCAACTGATGGCACTGATGAAATTGCAAACCCCTTCATCCAAGGGGACGGGGTGTAG